Proteins encoded together in one Cryptosporangium minutisporangium window:
- a CDS encoding peptidyl-tRNA hydrolase encodes MDAEDLPPERVLPLVVRVERTEPPTRTDALEAAARAVLLMVTTDEPEWRAAVEAWRGNRIRKVVRRARGAEWRRATELPGLTVTSGSAQVRVYPPVLLDAWPRDLARLQVSGIELDDPAIPEPPPGTPLVLLAPDVRMSAGKAMAQAGHAAQLGLWSLDPAVAADWAAGGFPLAVRVASRGQWDAAVRAGGPVVHDAGFTEVTPGSATATFAWPQKSGASSTYRRPIRR; translated from the coding sequence GTGGATGCCGAGGACTTGCCCCCGGAGCGGGTGCTGCCGCTGGTCGTCCGGGTGGAGCGCACCGAGCCGCCGACCCGCACCGACGCGCTGGAGGCGGCCGCACGGGCCGTGCTGCTGATGGTGACGACCGACGAGCCGGAGTGGCGGGCCGCGGTCGAGGCCTGGCGGGGCAACCGGATCCGGAAGGTCGTCCGGCGGGCCCGCGGCGCGGAGTGGCGGCGCGCCACGGAGCTGCCCGGCCTGACCGTGACCTCCGGCTCGGCCCAGGTGCGGGTCTACCCGCCGGTCCTGCTCGACGCGTGGCCGCGGGACCTGGCGCGGCTCCAGGTGAGCGGCATCGAGCTGGACGATCCGGCGATCCCGGAGCCGCCACCGGGGACGCCGTTGGTGCTGCTCGCGCCGGACGTGCGGATGAGCGCGGGCAAGGCGATGGCCCAGGCCGGGCACGCGGCGCAGCTGGGCCTGTGGTCGCTGGACCCGGCCGTCGCCGCGGACTGGGCGGCGGGCGGCTTCCCGCTCGCGGTGCGGGTGGCGTCCCGCGGACAGTGGGACGCGGCGGTGCGGGCCGGCGGCCCCGTGGTGCACGACGCGGGCTTCACCGAGGTCACCCCGGGCAGCGCGACCGCGACGTTCGCGTGGCCCCAGAAATCTGGGGCGTCATCGACGTATCGGCGTCCGATACGTCGATAA
- the def gene encoding peptide deformylase, which yields MAKELDIDEWAAEVGLPEGQPRRITVHGSPVLHRPCQEVTAFDDRLKQLVADMLESMDAAEGVGLAANQIGVDARVFVYDCPDDTGFYHVGAIVNPVLLPPEPDVELDKDEEGCLSVPLEFAPLARPATASVTGQDLEGRPIRVDGTGLFARCLQHETDHVNGIVYVDKLGPDEREAVLAANAVRIAAGTAPTWSEGTPRTT from the coding sequence GTGGCGAAAGAACTCGACATTGACGAATGGGCGGCCGAGGTCGGACTGCCCGAGGGCCAGCCGCGCCGGATCACGGTGCACGGCAGCCCGGTCCTGCACCGGCCCTGCCAGGAGGTCACGGCCTTCGACGATCGGCTCAAGCAGCTCGTCGCCGACATGCTGGAGAGCATGGATGCCGCCGAGGGCGTCGGGCTCGCCGCCAACCAGATCGGCGTGGACGCCCGGGTGTTCGTCTACGACTGCCCGGACGACACGGGTTTCTACCACGTCGGGGCGATCGTCAACCCGGTGCTGCTCCCCCCGGAGCCCGACGTCGAACTCGACAAGGACGAGGAAGGCTGCCTTTCGGTGCCGCTGGAGTTCGCGCCGCTCGCCCGGCCTGCGACCGCCTCGGTGACCGGCCAGGACCTGGAGGGACGGCCGATCCGGGTGGACGGTACGGGGCTGTTCGCCCGGTGCCTCCAGCACGAGACCGATCACGTCAACGGCATCGTCTACGTCGACAAGCTCGGCCCGGACGAGCGGGAGGCCGTGCTCGCGGCGAACGCGGTGCGGATCGCCGCCGGCACCGCGCCCACGTGGTCGGAGGGCACGCCCCGCACGACCTAG